In the genome of Arabidopsis thaliana chromosome 4, partial sequence, the window TAAGATTTTTAAGAAATGGTGAAGTAATTGTAAACTTTGGGTTTAAAGATCGTTACTATGAGCGTGAGGCGCCGGAGCTATGGGCGTGATAGGCGTGATCATTCGGGGGCTGGTAGGGATGTTGATTCTGACTCGGCGGCGGATAGGCATGATGATGATTCGGCGGCCGAAGAtttcggtttgggtttttttccttttgctttttgagatctctcaatctctctctgtctctctctggTTCTAGGGTTTTAAGATGTTTAATGAAGCGAAGTTCAATAAAGTAAATGAAGGTGAGAGTATGGCGGTGTCAGGTGAGAAACGACAAACAGTCTCTAGACTGACACGTGTTCTATTTTCATTTGCTGACATTTTCTAGTgcatcattttttattttattttcattttaaccATGCATTAGACGAAGATTAAAAACATACGAGtgcgacaaaaaaaaaacatacgaGTGAATATTTTCATACACGTCTTATACGTACATATGTATTAAAGTCCATTTAATTAGTGTTCTTGAAATATTCGggaatccaaaagaaaaagacaaacatatgcatgtcccaatattgttttaaacatGATGATTAATTCCAAAAGCATGATCTTAATTAAGAGCCGATTCATTAATTAGTAGGGAGGGATAGTGAGACGGATGACACCATGTTTGGCGATTATCTTGATCCGACGCCAGCATAGCCTCTAGGGACAATGGCGACCTTGCATACGTAACTACGCCCACTTGAGTCGTGCATAGTCGCAGGAGCTCGTCCCATGATGGTGACGACACCATTGCCGTCCACTGCCACAATGAAGCCGTCGCTAGGGACACCAGGCATGTCAATTCGCAGATACAGACCACCGTTTGAGAGCTGCTTTGTCTCGTAAGCACTCGTGGATCCCTCCAACACTGACGGGTGTGGTCGTATGGTCGGACCAGTGAACGCCGGATCTGTCCAACgttcaaacacaaaatataaatcagTAAGCATCTCTTAAGTCTTTTGTTTGCGCATAGTAATTGATACATATAACTACAATTACTATATTTGGAAATTATGTCACAATGGAGAGATTAAGTTCATACCAAAAGGGTCAGTGCCACGACAACCTACGATGATAAAACAATTAatgaaatcaatcaaaacaatttatgaaGTTGTCTGTCTTTAGACGAATTAATAACAAGATGATACCTTCTGGATTAAGTCCACGAAGATGAGCTgcaagattcaagaacagaaaaaaaagaggatttttatttttaaaacaagtcaaagaaaaaaagaaatggtaaaAAGGTATAGTCAAAGGTTGATGTTATACATACCAAGAGGATGGCCACCTGCGACTGCAACAATTGGAATCAACAACACAAACCCATGAAAAATGTCAGATACGTTTACTATACTAAAACAACGAAGACTAGTTTCTAAAAGAAGCTCAACTGATAAGTCTGATCTATTAACCAGAaaataatagaagaagaaagaaacataaaaaatcatataccTTCTGGGTTATAACCACGAATGATGTTAGCTGCCAAAAGTCATATACAAAGCACatagttttattaataaacaaaCGATAGATCATAATGACAAATAAGAACAATTAATCAAAAGATTACACAGATAGAGACATTACGAGAAGCATCAGTAGGCATTCTTGCACCTCCGACTGAAACAATACAAGACAAAAAtgtcagattttttttagtatccTTTAAAATGTTAGAAGTAAatctttaccaaaaataagacaaaaaaacaaaacattttgaagATTAGTGATCTTACAGGAACAGAAAATAGGAACACGAAGATTGATCTTCTGCTTGGAGAGGATAAGTCTAACGACACCATCACCAACAAAACACTGAATGTTACTGATTTCACAGCAGTCACAGATTAGACCCGTGGCGGTTCCATACTTACGGTGAGAAGAATCGTGTTTGCTCTCTTTGGGTGCTTCTCCGGTCACAATGACAGCTTTCTTCGATGGTTCGAGAAGGATTATCACACTCTCTTTCTGGATTCCTGGGAAATCAAGCCTCACGAACAGATCATGGGTCTCTTCCAGATACTTGAACTCAGTAAAACCTTTTGGTCCGTTCACTTGGTACGGATTGTTTGTAGCGTAATACCCAtctacacacacacatacacacaaaaacagaaatgtatatgtatcagtcgacaaaataaaagatttttattgaAATGGTGAAGTAATAATCTTTGGGTTTAAAGATCAGTACCGCGAGGGTGAGGTACCGGAGCGATGTGCGGGATAGACATGTTTCGGCGGCTGGAGATTTCAGAGGCTCTTTAGGGTTATGGTTTTGCTTTTtgagatctctctctctctggttctttagggtttttggagGTTTTGTGAGGCGAAGAAGCTCATAAAGCAAATGACTCTTCTCCTATTCCTATATACAATGAAATtctctaaataaaaattctaaagttTCCATGTATAAGCTTAAAGGGGAATAATGTGAATACCATTAGGATCCGTGGCATGGGGAAAACCATCAGTAGCCGTGCCAACGCGATCTATAACCAGAAAATCAGAGTGCAAAAcaattctaattaattaagtaaGTAAGctatatttcaaaagtttatGGATGAAATTAAAACAGAACTAATAATACCTTCTCCGTCTGAGCCACCAAGAAAAGctgtagaaacaaaaataaaaataatggttCATATCAGATAATTATCCTATtacaaatttctatttttcgaataaataaataaaaagggtTAGATAGAAAATATACAGATGCAAGTACAAGAAGGACGTCGTGTAGAGGCGTGGCTCGTGGTGAGAACGAGTCTTAGAACACCATCGGCCATGTGAGAAGTAAAGCCGGAGAAGAACTCACAGCATTTGCAAGGGATCTTGGTGTTGATACCGCCGACACTGATCTTGGGTCTTAGCTTGGTACCGTCGTAGTTACGGTGCGACGAGTCATACTTGTGTTCCTTGGGAGCGTCGGCTAAGATATTCACTGTATTATTAGGTTGGTCTAGTAAAACAGTGACGCCGTCTCTTGGAACTCCGGGGAGATCGAAGCGGATGTAGCTTTCATTATCCAAAGTCTTGGCCTCTAAGAAACCCTTTGGACCATTCACAAGGAATGGATTGTTTATTGCGTAGAAACCCTCTGctcaaatcaacaacaaagaaaaaaatgacaacTTTATcggaaataaaagaaagaggtTACGATTTGATGAGAacgaaaaaagagaaatagttAAAACATACCTGGAGATGGAGGAGCAAGAGTAACCGGGGAGACCATGATTAGGCGGCTGAAGATTTcgttagggtttttttttaatgctttttgagatctctctctctgtgtctTTAGGGTTCTTGGAGGTTTTATGAAGCGAAAGCTGTAAAGCAAATGAATGAGAGAGTGAGGAAGAGAGTATTATGGTGAAATACGACAAAAACTCTATACTGACACGTGTTCTATTTTTTGGAGCAATCTAGAAGCACACGTATTAGTTGAGCTGTATCGCGCCACTCTAGACTTTGAGTCAATCTCTCTTGAAATCAATTACAGTACTAATAGTGAAGTAGCAAATTCGTTTTACCAGGACTATTAACCATATGCATTAGATGGTGACAAAATTAAGCATAATTAACATGCATAAACATACGAGTGAAACGTCTTAATTAGGTACATATTAAAGTTGTTGAAACATTCggaaatccaaaagaaaagacaaacaGATAGATATGCTCCATGCATAAGCATGATCTTAAGATGCGATTTATAAATTAGTTGGAAGGGATAGTGAGACGGATGACACCATGCTTGGGGACCAATTTGATCCGACCCCCGTCATAGCCTCTAGGGACATTGGCGACCTTGGCTACGTAAGTACGCCCACTCGTGTCGTGCATGGTCACAGGAGCTCGTCCCATGATGGTGACGACACCATCGCCGTCCACTGCCACCATGAACTTCTCGCTAGGGACACCAGGCATGTCAACACGCATATACAGACCACCGTTTGAGAGCTGCTTTGTCTCGTAAGGCATCATGGGTCCCTCCAACACTGACGGGTGTGGTAGTACGACCGGACCAGTGAACGCTGGATCTGTCCAACGTGaagcaacaaaacatataccaTTAAGCCTCCCTTAATTAAGTCTTTTGTTTCAGTATAGAGGAATCTATTTATAGAAATCATGCATGTGATATAAACATACTATAATGAAACTAATATATTGGGAAATTATGTTACAGTGGAGAGATTAAGTTCATACCACCAGGGTCAGTGCAACGGCGACCTATgatgaaacaaataatgaaGTAGATTAGTTAATTAATCAACCACAAAGTTTTATGGAGTggtaaaaatatcaaatcaaatatatatataccttttgGGATAAGTCCACGAAAATGAGCTAAGAGATTcactacaaaattaaaaagaagaagattttagaaaacatgtcaaaggaaaaagaaaaaaaaatggtaaaaactaaaaaggatTAGTCAAAAGTTGATGTTACATACCATAAGGAGTGCCATCTGCAACTGCACCAATTGGAATCAAACACAATAAACCCATGAAAAAATgtcagatatatatatacacgttaCTAAATAAAACAACCAAGACTAATTTCTAAAAGAATCTCAAATGataagaaatatcaaatatctctgatCTATTAACCGGAAAATAATAGAAGATATAAAACACAtcattaatataaacaaaccaTAGATAATGACGTATAAGAAGTTAagaacaaataatcaaaagattaAATGGATAGAGACTTAACCAGGAGCATCACCAGTAGGGATTGTTGCACCTCCAACTGAAAacaatacaacaacaaaaatgtcttgaataaattattatctttCAAAATGTCAGAAGTaattttacccaaaaaaaaaaatgaatttacaaGAACAGAAATTAGGAGCATGAGGatagatcttcttcttggagAGGATGAGTCTAACAACACCATCTTCAACAAAGGTATGAATGTTGTTACTGATTTCACAGCAGTCACAGAGTAGTCCCACGGAGGTTCCATACTTGCGGTTAGAAGCATCGTGTTTGCTGCTCTTAGCTGCGTCTCCGGTCACAGTAACAGCTTTTTTGGATGGTTCGAGAAGGGTAAGTGGGTAACCACAGTCTCTTTCTTGACTCCAGGCAAATCAAGCCTCACGAATAGATCATGGGTATCTTCCAGATACTTGAACTCAGCAAACCCTTTTGGTCCGTTCGCTTGGTACGGATTGTTCATAGCGTAAAAACCATCTACACATATACACCAAAAAACCAGAAATGTATGCATATCAGTGGAGAAAAATCTAAGATTTTTAAGAAATGGTGAAGTAATTGTAAACTTTGGGTTTAAAGATCGTTACTATGAGCGTGAGGCGCCGGAGCTATGGGCGTGATAGGCGTGATCATTCGGGGGCTGGTAGGGATGTTGATTCTGACTCGGCGGCGGATAGGCATGATGATGATTCGGCGGCCGAAGAtttcggtttgggtttttttcttttgctttttgagatctctcaatctctctctgtctctctctggTTCTAGGGTTTTTAGATGTTTAATGAAGCGAAGCTTTCATAAAGTAAATGAAGGTGAGAGTATGGCGGTGTCAGGTGAGAAACGACAAACAGTCTCTAGACTGACACGTGTTCTATTTTCATTTGCTGACATTTTCTAGTgcatcattttttattttattttcattttaaccATGCATTAGACGAAGATTAAAAACATACGAGtgcgacaaaaaaaaaacatacgaGTGAATATTTTCATACACGTCTTATACGTACATATGTATTAAAGTCCATTTAATTAGTGTTCTTGAAATATTCGggaatccaaaagaaaaagacaaacatatgcatgtcccaatattgttttaaacatGATGATTAATTCCAAAAGCATGATCTTAATTAAGAGCCGATTCATTAATTAGTAGGGAGGGATAGTGAGACGGATGACACCATGTTTGGCGATTATCTTGATCCGACGCCAGCATAGCCTCTAGGGACAATGGCGACCTTGCATACGTAACTACGCCCACTTGAGTCGTGCATAGTCGCAGGAGCTCGTCCCATGATGGTGACGACACCATTGCCGTCCACTGCCACAATGAAGCCGTCGCTAGGGACACCAGGCATGTCAATTCGCAGATACAGACCACCGTTTGAGAGCTGCTTTGTCTCGTAAGCACTCGTGGATCCCTCCAACACTGACGGGTGTGGTCGTATGGTCGGACCAGTGAACGCCGGATCTGTCCAACgttcaaacacaaaatataaatcagTAAGCATCTCTTAAGTCTTTTGTTTGCGCATAGTAATTGATACATATAACTACAATTACTATATTTGGAAATTATGTCACAATGGAGAGATTAAGTTCATACCAAAAGGGTCAGTGCCACGACAACCTACGATGATAAAACAATTAatgaaatcaatcaaaacaatttatgaaGTTGTCTGTCTTTAGACGAATTAATAACAAGATGATACCTTCTGGATTAAGTCCACGAAGATGAGCTgcaagattcaagaacagaaaaaaaagaggatttttatttttaaaacaagtcaaagaaaaaaagaaatggtaaaAAGGTATAGTCAAAGGTTGATGTTATACATACCAAGAGGATGGCCACCTGCGACTGCAACAATTGGAATCAACAACACAAACCCATGAAAAATGTCAGATACGTTTACTATACTAAAACAACGAAGACTAGTTTCTAAAAGAAGCTCAACTGATAAGTCTGATCTATTAACCAGAaaataatagaagaagaaagaaacataaaaaatcatataccTTCTGGGTTATAACCACGAATGATGTTAGCTGCCAAAAGTCATATACAAAGCACatagttttattaataaacaaaCGATAGATCATAATGACAAATAAGAACAATTAATCAAAAGATTACACAGATAGAGACATTACGAGAAGCATCAGTAGGCATTCTTGCACCTCCGACTGAAACAATACAAGACAAAAAtgtcagattttttttagtatccTTTAAAATGTTAGAAGTAAatctttaccaaaaataagacaaaaaaacaaaacattttgaagATTAGTGATCTTACAGGAACAGAAAATAGGAACACGAAGATTGATCTTCTGCTTGGAGAGGATAAGTCTAACGACACCATCACCAACAAAACACTGAATGTTACTGATTTCACAGCAGTCACAGATTAGACCCGTGGCGGTTCCATACTTACGGTGAGAAGAATCGTGTTTGCTCTCTTTGGGTGCTTCTCCGGTCACAATGACAGCTTTCTTCGATGGTTCGAGAAGGATTATCACACTCTCTTTCTGGATTCCTGGGAAATCAAGCCTCACGAACAGATCATGGGTCTCTTCCAGATACTTGAACTCAGTAAAACCTTTTGGTCCGTTCACTTGGTACGGATTGTTTGTAGCGTAATACCCAtctacacacacacatacacacaaaaacagaaatgtatatgtatcagtcgacaaaataaaagatttttattgaAATGGTGAAGTAATAATCTTTGGGTTTAAAGATCAGTACCGCGAGGGTGAGGTACCGGAGCGATGTGCGGGATAGACATGTTTCGGCGGCTGGAGATTTCAGAGGCTCTTTAGGGTTATGGTTTTGCTTTTtgagatctctctctctctggttctttagggtttttggagGTTTTGTGAGGCGAAGAAGCTCATAAAGCAAATGAAGGTGAGAGTATGGCGGTGTCAGGTGAAAACGACAAACTCTCCCTACACTGACACGTGTTTTATTCTTGTTTGCTGAGATTTTTAAATgcatcattttatttcatttttggtatTAATAAAAGATCATTTTATGTTTCTAAACGTTTCGTTTTCAATTGTCCGTACACTGTAAAAGTGTAAAAggtgagtttttctttttaataagagaaagaaattaaatattaagcGGTTTTGATATGTACAAAATATTTCGCAAATTGTTTTAAGTAATATCGAAGTTTAGTAGGTGAATAAAATCCAATAATTAATCTGGACTGACattacaaaaatgtcaaaaacaGTTTACtaattatgttattttggGGTTAATAATGTTTCGAGCAAATTAATAATGAGTTACTGTATATAGAAATTTCATCGTTAAAAGCTAGTATGATATTGTACAATGTATTGACCTGGATTAAGATGAACAAACTTTCTGCGATATAACTTTGGGATCCTTGAACTTTGGATTGCAAGCAAACTGTAAAAATACATTAGAGAATAAAAGTTAATTTGGGATGTGTGTGATACAGTTTTACATATTCCTTTTGAGGTCTAGTGGGTTTGGTCTACGTGTAAATAATTCACTGTAAGAACTAAGAAGACGCGGAACACCAACGTGTTTGCTGTTTCCGCCTCTCTAGACTTTTATTGCAAGTCAATCTCTCttgaaacaaatcaataattatCAACTTCTTGGTCGCCTCATCATCTATGGTTACTAGTCattaaagaaattttggtACCTCCCCCCTAATTGCTACTTCATATATACCTATCCTATTTGGTGTCAATTTAATACtactatttattaaaattggctctcaattaattttaaaaagcgATGCTTAACCGACATATAATATAACAACCTCTTTTAATTATgacgaaaaaacaaaattaatatgacatctatttgaaaattgtaaacACTTTTATGTACTTTCGAGTATGGTTTCATCGAAATTATTAAGGCTAGCTACATCTATTTTACGTACTTCCCAACAACGTAATTACTGTT includes:
- a CDS encoding HSP20-like chaperone (HSP20-like chaperone; FUNCTIONS IN: aspartic-type endopeptidase activity; INVOLVED IN: proteolysis; LOCATED IN: cellular_component unknown; CONTAINS InterPro DOMAIN/s: Heat shock protein Hsp20 (InterPro:IPR002068), Peptidase A1 (InterPro:IPR001461), HSP20-like chaperone (InterPro:IPR008978); BEST Arabidopsis thaliana protein match is: HSP20-like chaperone (TAIR:AT4G16560.1); Has 208 Blast hits to 108 proteins in 21 species: Archae - 0; Bacteria - 2; Metazoa - 0; Fungi - 0; Plants - 206; Viruses - 0; Other Eukaryotes - 0 (source: NCBI BLink).); the protein is MSIPHIAPVPHPRDGYYATNNPYQVNGPKGFTEFKYLEETHDLFVRLDFPGIQKESVIILLEPSKKAVIVTGEAPKESKHDSSHRKYGTATGLICDCCEISNIQCFVGDGVVRLILSKQKINLRVPIFCSFGGARMPTDASPNIIRGYNPEVAGGHPLAHLRGLNPEGCRGTDPFDPAFTGPTIRPHPSVLEGSTSAYETKQLSNGGLYLRIDMPGVPSDGFIVAVDGNGVVTIMGRAPATMHDSSGRSYVCKVAIVPRGYAGVGSR
- a CDS encoding HSP20-like chaperone, with the translated sequence MVSPVTLAPPSPEGFYAINNPFLVNGPKGFLEAKTLDNESYIRFDLPGVPRDGVTVLLDQPNNTVNILADAPKEHKYDSSHRNYDGTKLRPKISVGGINTKIPCKCCEFFSGFTSHMADGVLRLVLTTSHASTRRPSCTCISFLGGSDGEDRVGTATDGFPHATDPNGIHIIPL
- a CDS encoding HSP20-like chaperone (HSP20-like chaperone; FUNCTIONS IN: aspartic-type endopeptidase activity; INVOLVED IN: proteolysis; LOCATED IN: cellular_component unknown; CONTAINS InterPro DOMAIN/s: Heat shock protein Hsp20 (InterPro:IPR002068), Peptidase A1 (InterPro:IPR001461), HSP20-like chaperone (InterPro:IPR008978); BEST Arabidopsis thaliana protein match is: HSP20-like chaperone (TAIR:AT4G16550.1); Has 30201 Blast hits to 17322 proteins in 780 species: Archae - 12; Bacteria - 1396; Metazoa - 17338; Fungi - 3422; Plants - 5037; Viruses - 0; Other Eukaryotes - 2996 (source: NCBI BLink).), with the translated sequence MSIPHIAPVPHPRDGYYATNNPYQVNGPKGFTEFKYLEETHDLFVRLDFPGIQKESVIILLEPSKKAVIVTGEAPKESKHDSSHRKYGTATGLICDCCEISNIQCFVGDGVVRLILSKQKINLRVPIFCSCKITNLQNVLFFCLIFVGGARMPTDASPNIIRGYNPEDLSVELLLETSLRCFSIVNVSDIFHGFVLLIPIVAVAGGHPLAHLRGLNPEGCRGTDPFDPAFTGPTIRPHPSVLEGSTSAYETKQLSNGGLYLRIDMPGVPSDGFIVAVDGNGVVTIMGRAPATMHDSNGFYAMNNPYQANGPKGFAEFNQERDCGYPLTLLEPSKKAVTVTGDAAKSSKHDASNRNNNIHTFVEDGVVRLILSKKKIYPHAPNFCSFGGATIPTGDAPVADGTPYVNLLAHFRGLIPKGRRCTDPGDPAFTGPVVLPHPSVLEGPMMPYETKQLSNGGLYMRVDMPGVPSEKFMVAVDGDGVVTIMGRAPVTMHDTSGRTYVAKVANVPRGYDGGRIKLVPKHGVIRLTIPSN